In Erythrolamprus reginae isolate rEryReg1 chromosome 10, rEryReg1.hap1, whole genome shotgun sequence, one DNA window encodes the following:
- the LOC139173298 gene encoding tigger transposable element-derived protein 1-like has protein sequence MPPKKVTARSGEGCQKRKMTLDTKLEIIRKHGEGKRVVDLAKEYGRNKSMISTILKQKEVLMASKPAKGVSIMSKRRSNINDEMEKLLLIWLRDKQLAGDSVSGSVIREKARVLYEDLVRNMPGTSEEDIVEGSFKASRGWLEKFKIRSGLHSVVRHGEAVSLDPKCAEEFVATFAELIHAEGYVAQQIFNCDETGLFWKKMPRRTFITAEETKMPGHKPMKDRLTLALCANASGDCKLKPLLVYHSETPRAFKAHRVTKETLPVLWRSNPKAEVTRNIFVEWVNLVFGPTIKKFLQDNDLPLKALLVLDDTPAHPADLVDDILEEFKFIDVLFLPPNTTPLLQPMDQEVISNFKKIYTKHLFKQCFEVMERTSLTLREFWKDHYNIATCLSLIDLSWQGVSRRTLNSAWKKLWPEAVSDRPFEGFEQGSFEGFEQAEPVILEEIVSLGKSMGLEVNEDDIDDLIEEHNQEQTTEELKELQQQSEVLESWEEEAAGEEEEEEEEMATRDIKEMLSMWDRLRDFVEKKHPEKVATVCAADLFNDTCLTHFRNVLKGKSKQTSPDRCLVKRPLHDESDGRQEKKHIKN, from the coding sequence ATGCCTCCTAAGAAGGTTACTGCAAGAAGCGGCGAGGGTTGTCAGAAGAGGAAGATGACTCTCGACACGAAACTTGAAATCATCAGGAAGCATGGCGAAGGCAAGCGGGTGGTCGACCTCGCCAAGGAGTACGGCCGCAACAAGAGCATGATTAGCACCATCCTGAAGCAGAAGGAGGTCCTAATGGCTTCGAAACCAGCCAAGGGGGTGTCGATAATGTCTAAGCGCCGTTCCAACATTAATGACGAGATGGAGAAGCTGCTGCTGATATGGCTGCGCGATAAACAGCTCGCAGGCGATTCCGTGAGCGGGAGCGTCATTCGAGAAAAGGCTCGAGTCCTCTACGAGGATTTGGTGAGGAATATGCCTGGGACATCGGAGGAGGACATAGTAGAAGGGTCTTTCAAGGCAAGCCGGGGCTGGCTCGAAAAATTTAAGATCAGGAGCGGTCTCCATTCTGTCGTGAGGCACGGGGAGGCCGTGAGTTTGGACCCTAAATGCGCGGAGGAATTCGTGGCCACATTTGCCGAACTCATCCACGCTGAAGGCTATGTTGCGCAGCAGATTTTTAACTGTGACGAGACAGGCCTCTTCTGGAAAAAGATGCCGAGGAGAACCTTCATCACTGCCGAGGAGACGAAGATGCCTGGCCACAAGCCTATGAAGGATAGGCTGACTCTCGCCTTATGCGCCAATGCTAGTGGGGACTGTAAGCTGAAGCCTCTCCTGGTCTACCACTCCGAAACCCCGCGAGCATTTAAGGCGCACAGGGTGACAAAGGAAACCCTTCCGGTGCTGTGGCGGTCAAACCCGAAGGCCGAGGTCACCAGGAATATTTTTGTGGAGTGGGTCAACCTGGTGTTTGGACCCACcatcaagaagtttcttcaggacAACGACTTGCCCCTCAAGGCCCTTCTTGTCCTGGATGACACTCCGGCCCATCCCGCAGACCTCGTAGATGACATTCTGGAGGAATTCAAGTTTATAGACGTTCTGTTTTTGCCCCCCAACACCACCCCTCTCCTCCAGCCCATGGACCAGGAGGTGATTTCCAACTTCAAAAAAATCTACACGAAGCATCTGTTCAAGCAGTGCTTCGAGGTGATGGAAAGAACCAGCCTCACCCTTCGAGAGTTCTGGAAGGACCATTACAACATTGCCACCTGCCTCAGTCTCATCGATTTGTCCTGGCAGGGGGTTTCAAGGAGGACCCTCAACTCCGCCTGGAAAAAACTGTGGCCTGAAGCTGTGTCCGACCGACCATTCGAGGGGTTTGAGCAGGGTTCATTCGAGGGGTTTGAGCAGGCCGAACCCGTCATCCTTGAAGAAATTGTGTCCCTGGGAAAGTCCATGGGCCTGGAGGTTAATGAAGACGATATCGACGACCTCATAGAGGAGCACAATCAGGAGCAGACGACGGAGGAGTTGAAGGAGCTACAGCAGCAGTCGGAGGTGTTGGAATCTTGGGAGGAAGAAGCggctggggaggaggaggaggaggaggaggaaatggccACAAGGGATATTAAAGAGATGCTGTCGATGTGGGATAGGTTGCGTGACTTCGTTGAAAAGAAACACCCGGAAAAAGTGGCGACGGTTTGTGCGGCAGACCTTTTCAACGACACGTGCCTTACGCACTTTAGGAACGTTTTGAAGGGGAAAAGTAAACAAACTTCTCCCGACAGGTGTTTAGTTAAACGCCCCCTTCATGATGAGAGCGATGGACgtcaagaaaaaaaacatataaaaaattaa